One region of Carya illinoinensis cultivar Pawnee chromosome 8, C.illinoinensisPawnee_v1, whole genome shotgun sequence genomic DNA includes:
- the LOC122318528 gene encoding uncharacterized protein LOC122318528 — translation MGSACCVAARDQTIPHRASGEALHRNSIDSPSWSFRWDRGRVAGKIENPSYQVSHGISRNVSMELKGSLGSERGNLSDGGSLMENYGTPTSLKSPVHEGVDVNLMTPHSDLSAASIFSAEVKSIAESPEIADSAAPNLSILSMISAFSAPSVDYLPTQSYPVLPNTTPSRRALRSPGYQLLRQASDSRILRLKSPNNNSISEGRPSFILSTGSNDLATGSQFGSSDGWSIRTFSELVASSQRERWSFDSEHFASGRCKISGSSSRFSYSPSVELHCCGVCSKLLTERSSWSSRCNEVPVASVLVCGHAYHAECLETITVEADRYDPPCPICMVGEKEVSKMSKAESKSKNHKKSKNRIVDSYLDGNFDVFDRQKDSEHKGKVPKMGGSSSSTSSSFAKPFLRRHFSIGSKWSRSLSENYSARKKGFWARYRKD, via the exons ATGGGTTCAGCTTGTTGTGTTGCCGCAAGGGATCAAACTATACCCCACAGAGCTTCCGGTGAAGCTCTGCATAGGAATTCCATAGATTCACCATCATGGAGCTTCCGGTGGGATAGAGGGCGTGTGGCTGGCAAAATTGAGAATCCCTCATATCAGGTGTCCCATGGAATCAGCAGGAATGTTAGCATGGAGCTAAAGGGGTCTTTAGGTTCTGAAAGAGGTAATTTGTCTGATGGGGGAAGCCTTATGGAGAATTATGGAACACCAACCTCTCTGAAGTCTCCAGTCCATGAGGGAGTGGATGTGAATCTGATGACTCCACATTCAG ATCTGTCCGCAGCAAGCATTTTTTCTGCAGAG GTGAAGAGCATAGCAGAATCGCCAGAAATTGCAGATTCAGCTGCGCCAAATCTTTCTATTTTATCCATGATTTCAGCTTTTTCAGCACCATCTGTTGATTACCTGCCTACCCAGTCTTATCCAGTTCTGCCTAACACAACCCCATCAAGACGAGCCCTTCGTTCACCAGGATACCAGCTGTTGAGACAGGCCTCTGATAGTCGGATCTTGAGATTAAAATCGCCAAATAACAACTCAATATCTGAAGGAAGACCATCTTTTATACTCTCCACTGGCAGCAATGACTTGGCCACAGGATCTCAATTTGGATCTTCGGATGGTTGGTCCATCCGCACCTTTTCTGAGCTTGTGGCCTCTTCACAAAGAGAAAGGTGGTCTTTTGACAGCGAACACTTTGCCTCTGGCCGTTGCAAGATTAGTGGATCTAGCAGCAGGTTCTCATATTCCCCCTCTGTAGAATTACATTGTTGTGGGGTCTGCTCAAAGCTCCTAACAGAGAGATCTTCATGGAGTAGCCGTTGCAATGAGGTCCCAGTGGCTTCCGTGCTGGTCTGCGGGCATGCTTACCATGCCGAGTGCCTGGAGACTATAACAGTAGAGGCTGACCGGTATGACCCACCTTGCCCAATTTGTATGGTTGGAGAGAAGGAAGTCTCAAAGATGTCCAAAGCAGAGTCAAAGTCCAAGAACCATAAGAAATCCAAAAACCGGATAGTGGATAGTTACCTCGATGGtaattttgatgtttttgaTCGCCAAAAAGATTCTGAACATAAAGGAAAAGTTCCCAAGATGGGGGGATCCAGTTCCAGCACTAGTAGCTCCTTTGCCAAGCCATTCTTGAGGAGGCACTTCTCTATTGGGTCCAAATGGAGTAGGTCCCTGTCAGAGAATTACTCTGCGAGGAAGAAGGGTTTTTGGGCAAGGTATCGCAAAGATTAA